DNA from Hwangdonia lutea:
CCGTAAATGGTATTCTAAATAATTGTCCATAAGCATATCCATTGAAAAGGTTTTAAGCGGAAATAAATCCTTGTCTTTAATGGCTACCATGGTGTTAAAATACAATCGTGCTATAAAATCTACATGAATAGTGTCTCTGTATAAGCCTTGATTTATGCCCTTGTTTAGGTTGCTAACAACACAAGTTTGCATTAATTCAAACTGTTGATCTTTTAGCGCATTAAATATTTTGGGGTAGTATTTTTGTAACTGGTATTGGGGAGACGATTTTTCATCCTTTAAATGCTCCATTACAAACTTTTTAATGCTATAAATTTCTTCTATTGGGTTTTTATCTAACGAGCAAATATGATCAATACCGCAAGAGATAGAATGAAATAAGTTGAGGGTAGTGGCCTCAACCAGTTTTGTTTTATTGTCAAAATGTTGATAAATGGTTTTTTTAGATACGCCTAAAGCATTGGCGA
Protein-coding regions in this window:
- a CDS encoding TetR/AcrR family transcriptional regulator yields the protein MREKILLGATDLFLNYGFKSVTMDDIANALGVSKKTIYQHFDNKTKLVEATTLNLFHSISCGIDHICSLDKNPIEEIYSIKKFVMEHLKDEKSSPQYQLQKYYPKIFNALKDQQFELMQTCVVSNLNKGINQGLYRDTIHVDFIARLYFNTMVAIKDKDLFPLKTFSMDMLMDNYLEYHLRGICTTKGLDILNQFITSNQSSK